The region GTAGTAAAGATGTATCTTCAACGCATTACCCGGAGGACTTTCAAAATGGACAATTTACTTCAAATGGTCTGGTTGGCTCCCAACTTGGTGAACATCAAATGGGTTACCATAACTGGCGAGACTTTAAAGAAATACTCTTTTGAGTATAAGGATTCTACCACCAAGGCCTATGACCTAAGCATAAAGATTCTCAGACCTGATCTCGTAAGTTGTTCCACCACTGCTGATTATGAAGTAGCATGCTTCATGTTCAAAAATATTCTTTGCACCTGGACACTAAAGTGTGAGTGTGATAGGATGGATAAGATCCCAGTACCCATTGCCAAGCTTCCACCCAGGAACACTCGATCAAACTCATCGACACCCCTAAGACTTGGCAGTTCATTTTCAACACCAAGAAAATTTATTGACTCTTTGGGCACTCCACACAGACTTAGTAACTCACAGTTATCATCTATGCTACTGGATGATTCACAGATTACTCCTATAAGGCCACTGTTACAACGTACTCCTACGAGGTCACTGTTGTCTCAACGTTATTCTAGTAGACCACTAGTTTCAGAACGTTATTCGAGTAGGTCATTATCACAACTCACTCCCATGAAGCTCGATGGTACAACACCAGTGAGACCTAATGATAAGACTGAAGAAGAGATGAACAAGACACCTGTTCGCAGTTTGCTGAGAAGTGTTATGTACGACTTTTTGGATGATACTCCTAACAAGTCATACAAGATTACAGGTGCCAACTCAGTGACCCGTTCATCTAAACGAGCCAAGACTATGGACATGGTGTCACCTATGTGTCCTGACTTGTTGGAAACTCCTGGTATGCGACGCATTCGTGAGAACGCAAAGCAACGCGAGATTCAAAAGAAGACTAACATGGAACGTGATAAAGATTTAGCTTTCTGGAATGATATGAAATGGTTCATTAAGGTTTTACTCGAAATAATCGTTGGTGACATGTCACCTGATATTAAAATCGAGTTTTTTGTAGACTTCATGAAAAAGTATGGAACTCGCAAGCCAACACAAGgtattcattatttatatacactgATGTTACTATTGATAATTACACACTGATGTTACTTTTGTTACTAATTACACACTGatgttactattgttactaatTACACACTGATGTTACAATTGTTACTAATTACACACTGATGTTACTATTGCCAGTTACTTATTACCAACTACACACTGTTATTAGTTACTAATACAATTACTAATCAATATATAGACCAAGTATCAAAGTGGATAGACGCACTAATCGAAATCGACCCCGTTATCATATCTAAGTCAGTTTCTAAACTGGACAATAATACTACAATTGTTACCATCAATAAATCAGCATCGCTCGATAAAGCCATAGACTACGTTGatcaaaaaattaacacattcaAAACAGCttgaattaattaaaatccTTTATcccatttattttcattgaATTTGttgtcatttttattttatctattgtTATCTTTGGcgattgtatataaaagACCCACTTCCGGTCCTCGTTTTTATAGTTTATGATTTTACCCTTAATCTTTATTGGAGATTTTCTCTTTTTTGAGAATTGTAGCTTCCTTATATCATTGATTGTCTCGTACAGTGCCTACAAAATTGTGTGAATTATGAGTTTACCTGTCTATGAAACTCAACGATCTCATAGAAAACCTGAGGAGAAATAACATTTTTTGTGATAAAATCCTGTAAAGTATGCTGTAAAGAAACTCCACAGTGAAGTCTCAGATGAGATTTATCGTAAattaaagaagaagaagaaagagaACAGCCGTATTTTATACAACTCAAGGGCAACGTATATATCTTTTGCTTCTTCTTTTGAGGCTCATTGGCAGTACATTCCTCAGAATGTTTAACCTTAGGAGGAGGTAATAATCCCTCATCAAGGTAGGTGGCAATATCAGAATCAAATAACCTGTAACTGCTCATATTTATGATACGACAAAAATTGaattagaaaataaattaccATTAAGGAAgatgtgttaataaaaaaacatttttaatgaaaaataagtttgtaaaattatgtaaagtctaattttaaaaaaattgcgtaaaatataaacaatgaaCAACAATCTGTGATGTTATGTGTAAGGCAgaaaattcatattttatttatttctataaatatttttcattttatactaataattttttgtaacatagatttatatattatttttcaatatcagtattatttgttattgcAATTCATCGCAAAcgtttaaaaatcaataaacaaatgttttaattatcttatttagaatttatgttttctgATTCTTCTGGTTCTTTTTGTAGAAGTCAGGAATTACCATATAATTATGGGCACACTGACTTCTCGAATTCTTCAGTCGAGAATGTACACACACGTTACAAGATtctattgtacaaaaaggGATTGAACCATGTGAAAGATAGAAGTTCGCTCAATTGGATTAAAATACTTGATTTGAGCGGAGACGTTGATCAATTGTCGGAAGAACAAAAATCAGAAGATGCGACCTCTGTAAATAACGATTCGGGTGTAAAGGGCAACGGGTCGAATCATAAGAGTAATGGAAAGGAAAATGATTCATTGGATTCAAAGTGCATTCAAAACTGTTTTAAGAAGAAGGATGGGACGGTGGCAGATAACGTAGCTGAAAACGGAGAAGAAAACGCTAGAATTTGGGGGAAGTTGTTAGGGAATATAAAAGGGTCTTGGCCAAATAAGCCGGAAAAGGAGGAGTTATATCTGACGGTGGGACCCTACGTCCTAAAGGGTAATCAAGCGAATTTTAGAGAAGGGGAGTATTATGTAATTCTGAGAAAGGTGCCTGACCACTGTTCCTGCGTCTGCACAGACGCAAGCCTCCCAGGCGAAACGCACACCAGCCACTCGGCCTACTACGAAATATGCGGGATCGTAAACGAAAAGATAGATTTCAAGCACCGCCCGAACTTCTACAGCAGCACAGACGAGTCGCATCTAGAGGAGTACTACCTGTACCTGTCAGATTGTAAGAACAGCAACTGGTTCATGCTCAAAGTGGACGACGAAATATTGGATAAAATACTGCAGGAAGAGGCGTACTTTAAGATCGTGAAGACCGGAGAAAACGATGAAAGCAAGAAGGCAGTGCTGTGCATACTCAACAGTACGTACTACATAGAAAGAATTGAGCTCGCAGGGACGCTGATGCTGATCTTCTCGCCACATGACCTCGGAGGAGGGGCAGACGAGGAAAACCTGCTGGTGATAGCAGGGTCATCAAAGTACGCGTACGGCCTGGTGAAGTCGAATCCAATATTCGAGAGCCTGCCGAAGCTAAAGAGCATTGAGACTGCATCGCTGTTGAAGCAAACGCCGATTTCAGACCTGGAAATCGTGGACTTCATCCTGGGAAAGTACGAGGAGTACCCGTGCTACTACCTGTACCAGACGGATGGAACGATAAGGTACGTGGGCCAGTACCTCTTCGGAGAGTTCGCGGTGAGGGTGATACAGGTGATACCGATGTATTTTTCAAACAACCCGGgggagaagaagaggatatCGGAGTTGACGGTCGGGGACGTGTGGAAGATGATGAACCTGTACAGCGACGTCTTCGAGTTCGTGCCGACCGACGTGTTCAACGTGGCGACCGTGTTCCAAATGCTGCTCCAAGTCTCAGACCTGACTGAGACGTTTGCAACGATGGAGGGGTACCTGGGCATGATGATGAGCGACGCTGTCTACAGCTGCAACGTCAAGCTGAACCTGTTCAAGATTCAGAAGCTGGTGAGCTGGTGCCTGGTCTCCTCCAACTACCACAAGGACATGGACTACCAAAGCTACGTGTACCACATCGACGACATCCTGTTCAACAGGGCAGTGCCCTCGTACGTGTTCGAGGAGCTTCTGGAGTACGTGGTTAACATGGAGCCGGAACACGCGAACCAGCGGCTGTTGGACTACAGGAGCTGCATACAGTTCTACTACAAGAACCTCACGTTCTCAGAAGTGGCGGCTCTGCTGAGTGAGTCGGGCAGCAGGGACGGCTACGAAGTTAAAGCAGCTACCATTTTCGACAGGACGGGACCGAGCCTGTTTGCGATGGAGGAGTTGAACTTCAGCGGCGGAGGGCCGCTTAGCAAACTCCCGTGCCTGAACTACAACGTTTACAGAACTAACACGAAGGGTCTGACGAACCTGAGGTTCGGAAACTCGATGAACTCGCTTCTGGGGATTTGCAGGTGCCCGCTGGCGCTGCACATAGCCCATCTCTCTGAAAAAATGGTAAGCGTCACGGAGGGAGGCCGGTGTGTGCTCAAGATATATCCAAAGGTAAAGCACGAAAGCCTGAGAGAAACGCTCTCGGAGATGTTTAAGCTTAAGAACTCGTGGCACTTGGAGGTGCTGGAGAATAAGCTGAGACCTTTTTTCAGGGAGAAACCGGCAATTGACATCCTCACGGGTGCTCCGGACTACCATGGGAGGCTTTTGATCACGAAAGAGGTTAACAGCAAAAATTATAGGAACAGAAACGAAATCGCTGAGTTTAAGCACGAAACTGTCGATGAGTGGAGGAGAACAAAAGTGGAGTTGAAACCAATCAAGGAGGAGTCGTACATGATAATAAACTGGAATGTTCCAGTGTAAAAAGTCgtaaataatgtaaatttaagtaaatcGAGCAGACGGtgaacattttaaaataattatatttaattttaaattgttttgtgtttattgtgTCGTTGTCGTATACCCAATGATTCCTCTTGTgataattatgtttattgtttatttttaaatttttaatatattttacattgttttattgATAATTGTTTTGATTAATcgttatttgtttataattatttaagtcatttgttgttattgatgTGTTGTTATATGATGTTAATAACtgttaattgttttaatttttgaatattgatgatttaaatatgaaattgAATATATCATCTGatgatattaatttacttgtttatcGATATTTGATTGAGAACGGGTTTGTTTTTACATTATAACATTTAGTTATTATGTATACATTTTTACCATGTtacttatacacatacatattaataactacataaatatttgatatatgAGATTTGTCATTATGTTTAGATATTGTCATACTgctttttgttttaataaggAAGCTAGTATTAACACTAATCCTTTTTATGGTAACCATGCTGATAAGATTCCTCCTAATGCTCTGGTTTCATTTATGCAGAAGGCtatgatttatatatatcttGAATATCATACTGATGATATAACTGGAGAGCAGATTTTATGTGATGaatcattttcattttttcgtAAACACAACTGTTTTCGAAAGTTAGGTCAGACTCATGGATTACCTCTATCGCAATCAAACTTTACTCACACTGAGGATAAAGATCAACTCGATAAATCtaatgttaataataacTCTTCTGCTGTTAAACCTGAATTCGGTACgttattatatacatagttattattgtgtgtatttacttACATACATAGTTATTATTGTGTgtagttatttacataGTTGACACTACTCataattaacacacttttattaataattagaTTTGACTAATACTGGATTCACACCTGATGATATATTGGAGAGCAACAGTAGTTTATTTCAACTTAATCATCCAGTTTATGTGGGACCTCCTCAGAGACGTTTATCAGACAAATGGCAACTATACGGTTACCACAAATTATTCGAATACAAATGTTCTAACTTATCTACAACTTGTCATTTTAACCCAGCGTATCCCGgatatgttttaaaaatgtacgttcaactattaataattataataataacaatgtttAGAGTTGTGGATGCTCCATCtagtttatataaattaaacgaCAATGGCAAGGCATCGATATGTGAGATACTATTACCACATGCTAAACTATCATCGAATAAATATGATCCAGGTGTTACCACATCGTCGAAATGGAGACCAGATGGAGTTGCAGTATGTACAGGTCACTCGGATGGCAATGTTAATTTGTGGTCAATGGAGGGACATTATATGACGTCAGTGCGTGTGGAAGCAGCAGTGACAGCAGTGGCCTTTTCTGGAAGTAGAGCATATTGGAACGAGGTTGATGCAGCAGATGTGCCATACTACGTAGCAGTGGGATGTGCAACAGGACAAGTGCTGGTATACAAGGTggacaaaaataaatttaaactgtTTAAACAGTATAGCCATACCACATGTGTAACAGATGTCGAATGGAAGTCACCCACTGTAGTATCCTCAACCAGTATGGGAGGAAATCTAGTCTTGTACGATGTTACCAGTGATTCAAGTAAGGAACTCATGTTGTCATCAGTAAACAATGTGCCATTCATGGAGTGGGACTACTACGGTAGGTACCTAGCAATGGTGGATGATACGGAAATATTCAAGGTGTATAAGCcaaaagaaaatgaagtaGATGGCGAACTGGTACTGCTAAGTGGACACAAAGCTAAACTTATAGGAGCTTCCTGGTATTCAGGAATATTCGAAAAGTCATCCTGTAgaatatgtacaatagcCATGGATAAGCAGATGATAGTCTGGGACGTAGCTGCAGAGTGCTTAGTCATGTCCCTTGCATTGGATCAAATGCCAACCACGGTATCAGTCTCACCAAACGACAGCCTGGTGGCGATAGGATCATACGGAAACAGCATTAAAATGTACGCGCTCCCAAACCTTACACTCGTATGCTCATTCTACGATCAAACGGTACCAACTAATGTTAGTTGGTCTGCAGATAGACAACACCTCCTGT is a window of Theileria orientalis strain Shintoku DNA, chromosome 2, complete genome DNA encoding:
- a CDS encoding uncharacterized protein (DNA replication factor CDT1 like family protein), which codes for MECLLPSTAFDKDKSEAVDESGDSTKCVESNQLNSSCGSICDISTPICNNDDDKPASFGNKISSVTTDCTSLKKAENDSGSSEVKNDVVDIGSKSPGLNESLKKLKKQGGSFALDDSLSSVSFMDSDFAACVDPLESMDYVESEAKANETRTPIKSLTSPGRELELFREDYTHFERPHVKISDIEFKKPVVDNSVASFAESDLDVPPEILSVPRCWTDRFENEVFEDSISASQSPVRSLASLINSSQNDISGSSVRRFNYGVDVTPIRSYSRSISRVGKNLHNFESFDNFASDNIEDMCKMASNPMYNVSLSYEEIGRIKLPDVFNIMYKQFKNMCTIVQRSTIRNEKSYFRVVKMYLQRITRRTFKMDNLLQMVWLAPNLVNIKWVTITGETLKKYSFEYKDSTTKAYDLSIKILRPDLVSCSTTADYEVACFMFKNILCTWTLKCECDRMDKIPVPIAKLPPRNTRSNSSTPLRLGSSFSTPRKFIDSLGTPHRLSNSQLSSMLLDDSQITPIRPLLQRTPTRSLLSQRYSSRPLVSERYSSRSLSQLTPMKLDGTTPVRPNDKTEEEMNKTPVRSLLRSVMYDFLDDTPNKSYKITGANSVTRSSKRAKTMDMVSPMCPDLLETPGMRRIRENAKQREIQKKTNMERDKDLAFWNDMKWFIKVLLEIIVGDMSPDIKIEFFVDFMKKYGTRKPTQDQVSKWIDALIEIDPVIISKSVSKLDNNTTIVTINKSASLDKAIDYVDQKINTFKTA
- a CDS encoding uncharacterized protein (transcription factor IIA, helical domain containing protein); amino-acid sequence: MSSYRLFDSDIATYLDEGLLPPPKVKHSEECTANEPQKKKQKIYTLPLSCIKYGCSLSSSSLIYDKSHLRLHCGVSLQHTLQDFITKNVISPQVFYEIVEFHRQALYETINDIRKLQFSKKRKSPIKIKGKIINYKNEDRKWVFYIQSPKITIDKIKMTTNSMKINGIKDFN
- a CDS encoding transducin beta-like protein 1; amino-acid sequence: MKLNISSDDINLLVYRYLIENGYCHTAFCFNKEASINTNPFYGNHADKIPPNALVSFMQKAMIYIYLEYHTDDITGEQILCDESFSFFRKHNCFRKLGQTHGLPLSQSNFTHTEDKDQLDKSNVNNNSSAVKPEFDLTNTGFTPDDILESNSSLFQLNHPVYVGPPQRRLSDKWQLYGYHKLFEYKCSNLSTTCHFNPAYPGYVLKIVVDAPSSLYKLNDNGKASICEILLPHAKLSSNKYDPGVTTSSKWRPDGVAVCTGHSDGNVNLWSMEGHYMTSVRVEAAVTAVAFSGSRAYWNEVDAADVPYYVAVGCATGQVLVYKVDKNKFKLFKQYSHTTCVTDVEWKSPTVVSSTSMGGNLVLYDVTSDSSKELMLSSVNNVPFMEWDYYGRYLAMVDDTEIFKVYKPKENEVDGELVLLSGHKAKLIGASWYSGIFEKSSCRICTIAMDKQMIVWDVAAECLVMSLALDQMPTTVSVSPNDSLVAIGSYGNSIKMYALPNLTLVCSFYDQTVPTNVSWSADRQHLLYNVFNLQRTLIVPLNTLSSIQSD